A window of the Gemmatirosa kalamazoonensis genome harbors these coding sequences:
- the radA gene encoding DNA repair protein RadA — MATKTKTVYRCTECGAEYAKWQGRCDTCGEWNTLVEEMAAPKPVAAKGGGAARRMGGHSSMAEGGNVAVTPRLRDVSGSEARRWRTGLGEFDFVLGGGIVPGSMVLVGGEPGIGKSTLLLQIAARVQALGQRALYVSGEESPLQVKLRADRMAESAGDVSLLSETLLETVIATGAAQQPDVMIVDSIQTVFTQDLEGAPGNVGQVRECAARLMRFAKETGTATFVVGHVTKGGGIAGPKTLEHIVDTVLYFEGESTLDHRVLRATKNRFGSVDEIGVFRMTEGGLVAVENPSELFLGDRTNTASGSAVTALLEGTRPVLVEIQALAAKAGYGTPQRVATGYDGRRLALLLAVLDKRAGLNFSQLDVFLNVVGGMRLQEPAGDLAVAAALASSVYDRPLPHEAAFIGEVGLGGEIRPVSQTERRLAEAAKMGMTTAYVAERGVPKRGPRDIRAVGVRTVRELFERVFGG; from the coding sequence ATGGCGACGAAGACCAAGACCGTGTACCGCTGCACGGAGTGCGGCGCCGAGTACGCGAAGTGGCAGGGGCGCTGCGACACGTGCGGCGAATGGAACACGCTCGTCGAGGAGATGGCCGCCCCGAAGCCGGTGGCGGCGAAGGGCGGCGGCGCCGCGCGCCGCATGGGCGGACACTCGTCGATGGCCGAAGGCGGCAACGTCGCCGTCACGCCCCGCCTGCGCGACGTCAGCGGCTCCGAGGCGAGGCGCTGGCGCACGGGCCTCGGCGAGTTCGACTTCGTGCTCGGCGGCGGCATCGTGCCGGGATCCATGGTGCTCGTCGGCGGCGAGCCGGGGATCGGCAAGTCCACGCTGCTCCTCCAGATCGCGGCGCGCGTGCAGGCGCTCGGCCAGCGCGCGCTCTACGTCTCCGGCGAGGAGTCGCCGCTGCAGGTGAAGCTGCGCGCCGATCGCATGGCCGAGAGCGCGGGCGACGTGTCGCTGCTCAGCGAGACGCTGCTGGAGACCGTCATCGCGACCGGCGCGGCGCAGCAGCCCGACGTCATGATCGTCGACTCCATCCAGACCGTGTTCACGCAGGACCTCGAGGGTGCGCCGGGCAACGTCGGGCAGGTGCGCGAGTGCGCCGCGCGCCTCATGCGCTTCGCGAAGGAGACGGGCACCGCGACGTTCGTCGTCGGGCACGTCACGAAGGGCGGGGGCATCGCGGGACCAAAGACGCTCGAGCACATCGTCGACACGGTGCTCTACTTCGAGGGCGAGAGCACGCTCGATCACCGCGTGCTGCGCGCGACGAAGAACCGCTTCGGCTCCGTCGACGAGATCGGTGTGTTTCGCATGACGGAGGGCGGCCTCGTCGCCGTCGAGAACCCGTCGGAGCTCTTCCTCGGCGACCGCACGAACACCGCCTCGGGGAGCGCGGTGACGGCGCTGCTCGAAGGAACGCGGCCGGTGCTCGTCGAGATCCAGGCGCTCGCCGCGAAGGCGGGATACGGCACGCCACAGCGCGTCGCCACCGGCTACGACGGCCGCCGGCTCGCGCTGCTGCTCGCGGTGCTCGACAAGCGCGCGGGACTCAACTTCTCGCAGCTCGACGTGTTCCTGAACGTCGTCGGTGGCATGCGGCTGCAGGAGCCGGCCGGCGACCTCGCGGTCGCCGCGGCGCTCGCGTCGAGCGTGTACGACCGCCCGCTCCCGCACGAGGCGGCGTTCATCGGCGAGGTGGGGTTAGGCGGCGAGATCCGCCCCGTGTCGCAGACCGAGCGGCGCCTCGCCGAAGCGGCGAAGATGGGGATGACGACCGCCTACGTCGCGGAGCGCGGCGTGCCGAAGCGCGGACCGCGCGACATCCGCGCCGTCGGCGTGCGCACCGTGCGCGAGCTGTTCGAGCGCGTGTTCGGCGGATGA
- a CDS encoding low molecular weight protein arginine phosphatase, with translation MRMLFVCTGNTCRSPMAEAIARQVAEERGLADVVVASAGTGAYEGATASDGALLVGMERGTDLGAHRSQPLTRELVADAEIVLAMSPQHLQRVRELGGEGKAFLLTDFASYGASARAVSDPFGGDLETYRATYEELEREIRRAFDRLVPQSASGGPQAE, from the coding sequence ATGCGCATGCTGTTCGTCTGCACGGGCAACACCTGCCGCAGCCCGATGGCGGAGGCGATCGCGCGGCAGGTGGCCGAGGAGCGCGGGCTCGCCGACGTCGTCGTGGCGAGCGCCGGCACCGGCGCGTACGAGGGCGCGACGGCGTCGGACGGCGCGCTGCTCGTCGGCATGGAGCGCGGCACCGACCTCGGCGCCCATCGGTCGCAGCCACTCACGCGCGAGCTCGTCGCGGACGCCGAGATCGTGCTCGCGATGTCGCCGCAGCACCTGCAGCGCGTGCGCGAGCTGGGCGGCGAGGGAAAGGCGTTCCTCCTCACCGACTTCGCGTCGTACGGCGCGAGCGCGCGCGCGGTGAGCGATCCGTTCGGCGGCGACCTGGAGACGTACCGCGCGACGTACGAGGAGCTCGAGCGCGAGATCCGCCGCGCGTTCGACCGCCTCGTGCCGCAGAGCGCGTCGGGCGGACCGCAGGCCGAATGA
- a CDS encoding shikimate dehydrogenase family protein produces MSRARAWPSRLVLLGHPLGHTLSPAIHGAALRSAGIDVEYRALDVPPDALPATLDALIAERAAGNVTIPHKGAVAARCERLTDVARRAGAVNTFWCEDGALVGHNTDVGGFDASVRALLDDVPRAARVAVIGAGGAAGAVLAAVEGWPRCDARVWNRTAERADALVSRFPRAAREASLADALDGAALVVNATSVGLRDDALPVPIDALPRDAAVLDLVYRPGETEWVRAARAAGHRAADGLPMLVEQAALAEERWFDVPADREAMWGAVGGRPEWMRVPDR; encoded by the coding sequence ATGAGCCGCGCGCGGGCCTGGCCGAGCCGCCTCGTGCTGCTGGGCCACCCGCTCGGCCACACGCTGTCGCCCGCCATCCACGGCGCGGCGCTGCGCTCGGCGGGGATCGACGTCGAGTACCGCGCGCTCGACGTGCCGCCCGACGCGCTGCCCGCGACGCTCGACGCGCTGATCGCCGAGCGTGCCGCGGGCAACGTCACGATCCCGCACAAGGGCGCCGTCGCCGCGCGGTGCGAGCGCCTAACGGACGTCGCGCGGCGCGCCGGCGCCGTGAACACGTTCTGGTGCGAGGACGGCGCGCTCGTCGGCCACAACACCGACGTGGGCGGCTTCGACGCCAGCGTGCGCGCGCTGCTCGACGACGTGCCGCGCGCGGCGCGCGTCGCGGTGATCGGCGCGGGGGGCGCCGCCGGCGCCGTGCTCGCCGCGGTGGAGGGATGGCCGCGGTGCGACGCGCGCGTGTGGAATCGCACCGCGGAGCGCGCCGACGCGCTCGTGTCGCGTTTTCCGCGAGCCGCGCGCGAAGCGTCGCTCGCCGATGCGCTCGACGGCGCGGCGCTCGTCGTGAACGCGACGTCGGTGGGGCTGCGCGACGACGCGCTGCCGGTGCCCATCGATGCGCTGCCGCGCGACGCGGCGGTGCTCGACCTCGTGTATCGCCCGGGCGAGACGGAGTGGGTGCGCGCCGCGCGGGCCGCCGGCCACCGCGCGGCCGACGGGCTGCCCATGCTCGTCGAGCAGGCGGCGCTGGCGGAGGAGCGGTGGTTCGACGTGCCCGCGGACCGCGAGGCGATGTGGGGCGCCGTCGGAGGACGGCCGGAGTGGATGCGCGTGCCGGATCGTTAG
- a CDS encoding L-threonylcarbamoyladenylate synthase codes for MIAAPSAVPFWSAEEIEASLRETIAHLHAGGVLAYPTETVYGFGGAVDHDSVESLVRLKSRPPAKPFLLLVSGSDMIERFGLHITPSAARLAARHWPGPLTLVLPGGERRVPRRLRGPEGGVAVRWTPHDGLTRLIRAYGEPITSTSANRPGVPPAMSAAEIVAQWGDAIVRGKLRVLDGGRIPPSEPSTVVDCTGRVPRVIRPGAIPATLLRESAPDLVGDV; via the coding sequence GTGATCGCCGCCCCGAGCGCCGTGCCGTTCTGGTCGGCCGAGGAGATCGAGGCGTCGCTGCGCGAGACGATCGCGCACCTCCACGCCGGCGGCGTGCTCGCCTATCCCACGGAGACCGTCTATGGCTTCGGCGGCGCGGTCGACCACGACTCGGTGGAGTCGCTCGTGCGGCTCAAGTCGCGACCGCCGGCGAAGCCGTTCCTGCTGCTCGTATCGGGCAGCGACATGATCGAGCGGTTCGGCCTGCACATCACGCCGAGCGCCGCACGGCTCGCGGCACGGCACTGGCCCGGGCCGCTCACGCTCGTGCTCCCCGGTGGCGAGCGGCGCGTCCCGCGGCGCCTGCGCGGCCCCGAGGGCGGCGTGGCGGTGCGCTGGACGCCGCACGACGGGCTCACGCGGCTGATTCGCGCGTACGGGGAGCCGATCACGTCGACGAGCGCGAACCGTCCGGGCGTGCCGCCGGCCATGTCGGCGGCGGAGATCGTCGCGCAGTGGGGCGATGCGATCGTGCGCGGCAAGCTGCGGGTGCTCGACGGCGGCCGCATCCCGCCCTCGGAGCCGTCGACGGTCGTCGACTGCACGGGCCGCGTGCCACGCGTCATCCGGCCCGGGGCGATCCCGGCGACGCTGCTGCGCGAGAGCGCACCCGACCTCGTGGGGGACGTGTGA
- the ispD gene encoding 2-C-methyl-D-erythritol 4-phosphate cytidylyltransferase, translating into MTDPLGGTIPPRRVVPPPAITSRPGAEPRTHDGAPRDVGVVIVAAGRGTRVGGEELKQFRWVAGRPMLLHSVQTFMARPDVALVVVVLPKSHAADPPPWLFQCDIDRLLVSVGGRERSESVANGLEDMPDEVRTVLIHDAARPLVPDDMIERVVASARDGHAVVPALPVVDTLKEVADDGTVARTVDRARLWRIQTPQGFPRDLIMRAHGEARRAQRTFTDDAGLCEWLGIPVRVVRGSERALKITDESDFARAEALSILQE; encoded by the coding sequence ATGACCGATCCGTTAGGCGGCACCATCCCACCGCGGCGCGTCGTGCCGCCGCCCGCGATCACGTCGCGGCCCGGCGCCGAGCCGCGCACCCACGACGGCGCCCCGCGTGACGTCGGCGTGGTGATCGTCGCGGCGGGACGCGGCACCCGCGTGGGCGGCGAGGAGCTGAAGCAGTTTCGCTGGGTCGCCGGCCGGCCGATGCTGCTCCACAGCGTGCAGACGTTCATGGCGCGTCCCGACGTCGCGCTCGTCGTCGTCGTGCTGCCGAAGTCGCACGCCGCCGATCCGCCGCCGTGGCTGTTCCAGTGCGACATCGATCGGCTGCTCGTATCGGTGGGCGGCCGGGAGCGCAGCGAGAGCGTCGCGAACGGGCTGGAGGACATGCCGGACGAGGTGCGCACGGTGCTCATCCATGACGCCGCGCGCCCGCTCGTGCCGGACGACATGATCGAGCGCGTCGTCGCGTCGGCGCGCGACGGCCACGCCGTCGTGCCCGCGCTGCCGGTCGTCGACACGCTGAAGGAGGTCGCCGACGACGGCACGGTCGCGCGCACCGTCGACCGGGCGCGGCTGTGGCGGATCCAGACACCGCAGGGGTTTCCGCGCGACCTCATCATGCGGGCGCACGGCGAGGCGCGCCGCGCGCAGCGCACGTTCACCGACGACGCGGGCCTCTGCGAGTGGCTCGGCATCCCGGTGCGCGTGGTGCGCGGAAGCGAGCGCGCGCTGAAGATCACCGACGAGTCGGACTTTGCGCGCGCCGAGGCGTTGAGCATCCTTCAGGAATGA
- a CDS encoding ComF family protein: MDARAGSLGTACLDALVAFVLPIHCVACGGAVERGSSSPACGACWTRAARLRFPQCDRCGHPLVVRDVPSGSPGPRRCRWCDLLPPHVRAVRSVCWVPEGAGGALVHALKYDGWTALADGMARRMAALAWPLDVVEERAALVPVPLAVDRARERGFNQSALLAASLAPLWGCPVWDDALVRVRATPSQTRLTPADRLRNVAGAFRAAHVARPRLRGAHVVLVDDVVTTAATLNACAAALVEGGARIVSYVTFGRARS; this comes from the coding sequence GTGGATGCGCGTGCCGGATCGTTAGGCACCGCGTGCCTCGACGCGCTCGTCGCGTTCGTCCTGCCGATCCACTGCGTGGCGTGCGGCGGCGCGGTGGAGCGCGGCTCGAGCTCGCCGGCGTGCGGTGCGTGCTGGACGCGCGCGGCACGGCTCCGCTTTCCGCAGTGCGACCGCTGCGGTCACCCGCTCGTGGTGCGCGACGTACCCTCGGGGTCGCCGGGGCCGCGACGCTGCCGCTGGTGCGACCTGCTGCCGCCGCACGTGCGCGCCGTGCGGTCGGTCTGCTGGGTGCCCGAGGGCGCCGGCGGTGCGCTCGTCCACGCGCTGAAGTACGACGGCTGGACCGCGCTCGCCGACGGGATGGCGCGACGCATGGCGGCGCTCGCGTGGCCGCTCGATGTCGTGGAGGAGCGCGCGGCGCTCGTGCCGGTGCCGCTCGCCGTCGATCGCGCGCGCGAGCGCGGCTTCAATCAGAGCGCGCTGCTGGCGGCGTCGCTCGCGCCGCTGTGGGGCTGTCCGGTGTGGGACGACGCGCTCGTCCGCGTGCGCGCCACGCCGAGCCAGACGCGGTTGACACCGGCAGACCGTTTGCGCAACGTTGCCGGCGCGTTCCGTGCAGCGCACGTCGCGCGGCCGCGGCTCCGCGGGGCGCACGTCGTTCTCGTGGACGACGTCGTCACCACCGCCGCGACACTCAATGCGTGCGCCGCGGCGCTCGTGGAAGGCGGCGCTCGCATCGTCAGCTACGTGACATTCGGCCGAGCCCGGTCTTGA